From a region of the Besnoitia besnoiti strain Bb-Ger1 chromosome I, whole genome shotgun sequence genome:
- a CDS encoding hypothetical protein (encoded by transcript BESB_009520) translates to MLDCHLLPAVDFRVLVTALAGCVSSPVCTGMFSSVVSFFQLLVKEGDDEGTQQHWRRNNVRATTLIFAIAIGVAIAANIYLLTRGSSRGMTLKRKQLQPDKNSGEPVNLDFDENYQFLFDRHGKRIRSRRRVPVIEENTDAEAGEIERENVSEKVQEKAL, encoded by the exons ATGTTGGACTGCCATTTACTCCCTGCGGTGGATTTCCGTGTACTCGTCACGGCACTTGCTGGGTGCGTTTCTTCCCCGGTGTGCACAGGCATGTTTTCTTCGgttgtctctttttttcagctC TTGGTAAAAGAAGGTGACGACGAAGGCACGCAGCAACATTGGCGTCGAAACAACGTGCGCGCGACCACGCTCATTTTCGCGATTGCGATCGGCGTAGCTATCGCAGCAAACATTTACTTGCTCACGCGCGGTAGCTCGCGGGGCATGACTCTGAAGCGGAAGCAACTGCAGCCGGACAAAAACAGCGGCGAACCGGTGAATCTAGACTTCGATGAGAACTACCAGTTCCTCTTTGACAGGCACGGCAAGCGCATTCGCTCACGACGCCGGGTCCCCGTAATTGAAGAAaacacagacgcagaagcaggCGAAATCGAACGCGAGAACGTATCTGAAAAGGTGCAAGAGAAGGCCTTGTAG